Proteins from a single region of Neodiprion virginianus isolate iyNeoVirg1 chromosome 4, iyNeoVirg1.1, whole genome shotgun sequence:
- the LOC124304068 gene encoding probable serine/threonine-protein kinase ndrC isoform X2 has translation MPRYGDGSPYQFGTSFSNHSSLMTTTGFGRIHGPLVSRYSPHLSTISESPLNHLRRYSPVVAVASRPKSVDTADIDVSTPRHLSHTEGHGRNRVRRDRPTVRIRSQALKDNPALRELNEKHEKTVGELLVEKFLIRDKSEADPIKMIKAYHQPSLERTVNEAVQKKVTRRLTRRRSSLEIPTDSEIIAREVIIAQAQAVALDTLVEQEQAQIKVDARKGRLVKRSMSRDSISVPVQNLDNETDTIEDSERAGSVKKTLKKIKKKKKTLNRSPSQSEDCDEPGNGTQYITQTKSDSNLTLRSQSSVELGEERSRIRPQKFKIEASNSVGDFSTLWINASSAPTSPVSTEQYRESIRLPAPKSNKTTSLAKVINELQSNENDDDSVVVALPKQYVNDTSRNSVCLTLKTVVKEPAVSRTRKIGVTGTVSDKYSPIKTLGNSKDSIKESSTAVNSKVELTGKHDRYTDVETSAINTTGLVGSVENSSDVIEKTTVIVAKGIKDRSKAAIKKPENASRNPKTPIKKSNFQFNNTGLREESQNHSNASNSTEEISTSPKAIDDVSITDKILEKSLNHTAELTKPSKEIDNVGTVSETKVIIEKLAPASPILDVENKAGSVAPSAQLPEVDFWVEIEPETTSIKPKSKLSLKVDKPVSVDEPVPSVEKEVPTPIKPKSKLSLKADESVSVDEPAPFAEKKVPTVTAEKPLTIIADNSIDRETDSNDHRRLNGTLQTVSKKVSEEHIKVDDDVASTDVNTSVESSVSIPSNDKVSEVKKSLEENACIKDQDTSESEKLENTDTTNIVESQDNQDIDELPTPISASGETAINSGFDAPLPTINIVAAPATPEVNVESTPHEGSSTPTNEWPNANLTKDKWESQNNLSEVGDFDKETTPTPPSGPDLSTSAQSSKKKKIIKRKKSAVKKLASEENGLVEEAAKPVPEKSPKPSPQNSAQSSALNSPRCSPRSSPRDSPKQRPMDLIRMFYTTPGPLLTATPRDLSKVRRGGKRRKRPVSIASSASDSTESARSTQSTTTESIEDTSSTCTEGGDEAKDDKRLTSMRSNDSGFDGSPRLTNCDMACHKKCEKLTGNLCGLNQKLVAEALQALKRAPSQSSDSQNSEKSSRFSSGRITPPATNLPRFKKYSVTDFNFLKVLGKGSFGKVLLAELRDTDCLYAVKCLKKDVVLEDDDVECTLIERKVLTLATRHPYLCHLFCTFQTDSHLFFVMEYLNGGDLMFHIQRSGRFPEPRARFYGAEILSGLTFLHKKGIVYRDLKLDNVLLDFDGHIRIADFGMCKLQIYLDRTADTFCGTPDYMAPEIIKGLKYNQAVDWWSYGVLLYEMLTGQSPFSGCDEDELFWSICNERPFIPRYLSQEATDLLVCLLEKDAGKRLPGHEIIIHPFFQGLSWDRLERRQLEPPFKPALEHTLDTRYFDATFTAERPRLSIVPEQILISMDQGVFRGFSYTNPNATD, from the exons ATGCCTCGGTATGGCGATGGCTCTCCGTACCAATTTGGTACGTCATTTTCAAACCACAGTTCATTGATGACAACTACAGGTTTCGGGCG caTACATGGTCCCCTGGTATCACGGTACTCGCCACACCTCTCTACGATATCTGAATCTCCGCTGAATCACCTGCGGCGTTATTCTCCGGTCGTTGCAGTGGCCTCAAGACCGAAAAGCGTAGACACAGCAGACATAGATGTCTCGACTCCCAGACATTTATCGCATACCGAGGGTCATGGACGAAATAGGGTGCGAAGAGATAGACCGACAGTTAGAATCAGATCCCAGGCTCTTAAAGACAACCCGGCGCTAAGAGAACTCAATGAAAAACATGAGAAAACAGTCGGAGAACTCCTtgtggagaaatttttgatcaGAGATAAATCGGAAGCGGATCCTATCAAAATGATTAAAGCTTATCATCAGCCTAGCTTAGAGAGGACAGTCAATGAAGCGGTTCAAAAGAAGGTAACCCGGAGACTGACTCGCAGACGATCTTCGTTAGAGATACCGACAGATTCTGAAATAATAGCCAGAGAAGTTATAATCGCTCAAGCGCAAGCAGTGGCTTTGGATACTTTGGTGGAACAGGAACAGGCGCAGATTAAAGTTGACGCGAGAAAGGGTAGATTGGTCAAAAGAAGCATGTCTCGAGACTCAATTTCCGTTCCAGTACAGAATTTGGATAACGAGACGGATACGATTGAAGATTCGGAACGAGCTGGCTCGGTAAAGAAGACGttgaagaagataaaaaaaaagaaaaaaactctcAACAGAAGTCCGTCACAGAGTGAAGACTGTGACGAACCTGGTAATGGGACACAATATATTACACAAACCAAGTCGGACAGCAACTTAACACTACGAAGTCAGTCATCAGTGGAACTTGGCGAGGAGAGGTCGAGAATTAGACCgcagaaatttaaaatagaaGCTTCTAACAGTGTTGGTGATTTTTCAACGCTATGGATAAACGCATCATCCGCACCAACTAGTCCTGTGTCTACAGAACAGTATCGGGAATCAATCAGGCTACCTGCGCCGAAAAGTAATAAAACTACTTCGCTGGCTAAAGTCATCAATGAATTAcaatcgaatgaaaatgacGACGATTCAGTCGTTGTGGCGTTGCCTAAACAATACGTCAATGATACATCGAGGAACAGTGTTTGCCTTACTTTAAAAACTGTTGTAAAAGAACCGGCAGTATCTAGAACTCGAAAAATTGGCGTTACAGGAACTGTGTCTGATAAATATTCTCCTATAAAAACATTAGGTAATTCAAAAGATTCGATAAAGGAATCTAGTACAGCTGTCAACTCGAAAGTTGAACTCACGGGCAAGCACGACAGGTATACAGATGTAGAAACGTCGGCAATAAATACAACAGGTCTAGTTGGGAGTGTTGAAAATTCTTCTGacgtaattgaaaaaacaaccGTCATTGTGGCTAAAGGTATCAAAGACCGTTCGAAAGCTGCTATAAAAAAACCTGAGAACGCATCTAGGAATCCTAAGACGCCAATCAAGaagtcaaattttcaatttaacaATACAGGCCTGAGGGAAGAATCCCAGAACCACAGTAACGCTTCAAATTCCACAGAGGAAATATCAACTTCACCTAAGGCGATCGACGATGTGTCTATAACGgataaaatattagaaaaatcttTAAATCATACTGCGGAGCTGACAAAACCAAGCAAAGAAATCGACAATGTTGGCACTGTTTCAGAAACAAAAGTGATTATAGAAAAGTTAGCACCTGCGTCACCTATTTTAGACGTAGAAAACAAAGCTGGTTCAGTTGCACCCAGTGCTCAGTTGCCTGAGGTCGATTTTTGGGTTGAAATTGAACCCGAAACTACTTCGATCAAACCCAAGTCAAAATTATCCTTGAAAGTGGACAAACCAGTCAGTGTCGATGAACCTGTTCCATCTGTAGAAAAAGAGGTACCCACTCCGATCAAACCCAAGTCAAAATTATCCTTGAAAGCGGACGAATCAGTCAGTGTCGATGAACCTGCTCcatttgcagaaaaaaaggTACCTACTGTAACTGCTGAGAAACCATTAACAATTATTGCTGATAATTCAATTGACAGAGAGACTGATTCAAATGACCATAGGAGATTAAACGGTACTTTGCAAACAGTGAGCAAAAAAGTTTCTGAAGAACATATTAAAGTAGACGATGATGTTGCATCGACAGATGTGAATACCAGTGTTGAAAGTAGCGTTTCAATTCCGTCAAATGACAAGGTATCAGAAGTAAAGAAATCCTTGGAAGAAAACGCTTGTATTAAAGATCAGGACACGAGCGAATCTGAGAAGCTAGAAAACACAGATACTACCAACATCGTAGAAAGCCAAGATAATCAAGATATAGATGAGTTACCGACGCCTATTTCTGCCAGTGGAGAAACAGCAATAAATTCTGGATTCGACGCTCCTCTCCCGACGATAAACATTGTGGCAGCTCCAGCTACGCCAGAAGTAAATGTAGAATCAACGCCTCACGAAGGTTCCAGTACACCGACCAACGAATGGCCCAATGCAAATTTAACAAAGGATAAATGGGAGAGCCAGAATAATTTGTCAGAGGTTGGTGATTTTGACAAAGAAACAACGCCCACACCGCCTAGCGGTCCAGACCTCAGCACCAGTGCTCAATcttcgaagaagaagaaaattattaaaagaaagaaatcagCAGTTAAGAAATTGGCAAGCGAAGAGAACGGATTGGTTGAAGAAGCAGCGAAGCCAGTTCCAGAAAAGTCTCCGAAACCAAGTCCGCAAAACTCGGCGCAAAGTTCAGCGCTAAATTCGCCGCGTTGCTCTCCAAGGTCAAGTCCCAGAGACAGTCCCAAACAGAGACCCATGGATCTGATTAGAATGTTCTACACAACGCCAGGACCGCTGCTGACAGCTACACCGAGAGACTTGTCCAAAGtaagaagaggaggaaaacgTCGGAAACGTCCTGTGTCGATAGCTTCTTCAGCGAGCGATAGCACAGAAAGTGCTAGGAGTACTCAGAGCACAACGACAGAAAGCATCGAAGACACTAGTTCCACTTGTACCGAGGGTGGCGACGAGGCAAAAGATGATAAAAGACTAACATCCATGAGAAGCAATGACTCTGGCTTCGATGGATCTCCAAGACTGacaa ATTGCGACATGGCCTGTCATAAGAAGTGCGAAAAATTGACTGGAAATCTGTGTGGACTGAATCAAAAACTTGTTGCCGAAGCTTTGCAGGCTCTGAAAAGGG CTCCGTCGCAATCGTCGGACAGCCAGAATTCAGAAAAGTCAAGTCGATTTTCAAGCGGACGTATCACACCACCAGCAACCAATTTGCCAAGATTTAAGAAGTATTCAGTGactgatttcaattttcttaaa GTTTTGGGTAAAGGAAGCTTTGGCAAGGTGTTGCTAGCAGAGCTGAGGGATACCGATTGCCTCTACGCCGTCAAGTGTCTGAAGAAGGATGTTGTGCTGGAAGATGACGACGTAGAATGTACACTCATCGAAAGAAAAGTACTGACTCTAGCGACGAGACATCCGTATCTCTGTCATTTGTTCTGCACTTTTCAAACAGACTCCCATCTGTTCTTTGTTATGGAATATCTCAATGGCGGTGATCTTATGTTTCACATACAACGATCTGGGAGATTTCCTGAGCCTAGAGCGCGCTTCTATGGTGCTGAGATATTGTCCGGTCTGACTTTTCTTCATAAAAAAGGAATCGTTTACAGAGATTTGAAATTGGACAATGTTCTATTAGACTTTGACGGACATATCAGAATTGCTGATTTTGGCATGTGCAAACTACAAATATACCTCGACCGAACCGCCGACACATTCTGCGGCACTCCAGACTACATGGCTCCGGAA ATAATAAAAGGGCTGAAATACAATCAGGCAGTTGATTGGTGGTCGTATGGTGTTCTTCTGTACGAAATGCTTACTGGTCAGTCACCGTTTTCGGGATGCGACGAAGATGAGTTGTTTTGGAGTATTTGCAACGAGAGGCCGTTTATACCGCGATACTTGAGTCAAGAGGCGACTGATCTATTGGTTTGTCTGTTGGAGAAGGACGCAGGAAAACGATTACCTGGACATGAGATCATAATCCATCCCTTCTTTCAG GGACTATCCTGGGATAGACTGGAGAGAAGACAGCTGGAGCCGCCCTTTAAACCAGCGCTTGAACACACCCTTGATACCCGATACTTTGATGCAACATTTACTGCCGAACGACCTCGCCTCAGCATAGTGCCGGAGCAAATCCTCATCTCGATGGACCAGGGAGTCTTCAGAGGATTTTCTTACACAAATCCCAATGCGACCGACTGA
- the LOC124304068 gene encoding probable serine/threonine-protein kinase mkcC isoform X3 — MPRYGDGSPYQFGTSFSNHSSLMTTTGFGRIHGPLVSRYSPHLSTISESPLNHLRRYSPVVAVASRPKSVDTADIDVSTPRHLSHTEGHGRNRVRRDRPTVRIRSQALKDNPALRELNEKHEKTVGELLVEKFLIRDKSEADPIKMIKAYHQPSLERTVNEAVQKKVTRRLTRRRSSLEIPTDSEIIAREVIIAQAQAVALDTLVEQEQAQIKVDARKGRLVKRSMSRDSISVPVQNLDNETDTIEDSERAGSVKKTLKKIKKKKKTLNRSPSQSEDCDEPGNGTQYITQTKSDSNLTLRSQSSVELGEERSRIRPQKFKIEASNSVGDFSTLWINASSAPTSPVSTEQYRESIRLPAPKSNKTTSLAKVINELQSNENDDDSVVVALPKQYVNDTSRNSVCLTLKTVVKEPAVSRTRKIGVTGTVSDKYSPIKTLGNSKDSIKESSTAVNSKVELTGKHDRYTDVETSAINTTGLVGSVENSSDVIEKTTVIVAKGIKDRSKAAIKKPENASRNPKTPIKKSNFQFNNTGLREESQNHSNASNSTEEISTSPKAIDDVSITDKILEKSLNHTAELTKPSKEIDNVGTVSETKVIIEKLAPASPILDVENKAGSVAPSAQLPEVDFWVEIEPETTSIKPKSKLSLKVDKPVSVDEPVPSVEKEVPTPIKPKSKLSLKADESVSVDEPAPFAEKKVPTVTAEKPLTIIADNSIDRETDSNDHRRLNGTLQTVSKKVSEEHIKVDDDVASTDVNTSVESSVSIPSNDKVSEVKKSLEENACIKDQDTSESEKLENTDTTNIVESQDNQDIDELPTPISASGETAINSGFDAPLPTINIVAAPATPEVNVESTPHEGSSTPTNEWPNANLTKDKWESQNNLSEVGDFDKETTPTPPSGPDLSTSAQSSKKKKIIKRKKSAVKKLASEENGLVEEAAKPVPEKSPKPSPQNSAQSSALNSPRCSPRSSPRDSPKQRPMDLIRMFYTTPGPLLTATPRDLSKVRRGGKRRKRPVSIASSASDSTESARSTQSTTTESIEDTSSTCTEGGDEAKDDKRLTSMRSNDSGFDGSPRLTTPSQSSDSQNSEKSSRFSSGRITPPATNLPRFKKYSVTDFNFLKVLGKGSFGKVLLAELRDTDCLYAVKCLKKDVVLEDDDVECTLIERKVLTLATRHPYLCHLFCTFQTDSHLFFVMEYLNGGDLMFHIQRSGRFPEPRARFYGAEILSGLTFLHKKGIVYRDLKLDNVLLDFDGHIRIADFGMCKLQIYLDRTADTFCGTPDYMAPEIIKGLKYNQAVDWWSYGVLLYEMLTGQSPFSGCDEDELFWSICNERPFIPRYLSQEATDLLVCLLEKDAGKRLPGHEIIIHPFFQGLSWDRLERRQLEPPFKPALEHTLDTRYFDATFTAERPRLSIVPEQILISMDQGVFRGFSYTNPNATD, encoded by the exons ATGCCTCGGTATGGCGATGGCTCTCCGTACCAATTTGGTACGTCATTTTCAAACCACAGTTCATTGATGACAACTACAGGTTTCGGGCG caTACATGGTCCCCTGGTATCACGGTACTCGCCACACCTCTCTACGATATCTGAATCTCCGCTGAATCACCTGCGGCGTTATTCTCCGGTCGTTGCAGTGGCCTCAAGACCGAAAAGCGTAGACACAGCAGACATAGATGTCTCGACTCCCAGACATTTATCGCATACCGAGGGTCATGGACGAAATAGGGTGCGAAGAGATAGACCGACAGTTAGAATCAGATCCCAGGCTCTTAAAGACAACCCGGCGCTAAGAGAACTCAATGAAAAACATGAGAAAACAGTCGGAGAACTCCTtgtggagaaatttttgatcaGAGATAAATCGGAAGCGGATCCTATCAAAATGATTAAAGCTTATCATCAGCCTAGCTTAGAGAGGACAGTCAATGAAGCGGTTCAAAAGAAGGTAACCCGGAGACTGACTCGCAGACGATCTTCGTTAGAGATACCGACAGATTCTGAAATAATAGCCAGAGAAGTTATAATCGCTCAAGCGCAAGCAGTGGCTTTGGATACTTTGGTGGAACAGGAACAGGCGCAGATTAAAGTTGACGCGAGAAAGGGTAGATTGGTCAAAAGAAGCATGTCTCGAGACTCAATTTCCGTTCCAGTACAGAATTTGGATAACGAGACGGATACGATTGAAGATTCGGAACGAGCTGGCTCGGTAAAGAAGACGttgaagaagataaaaaaaaagaaaaaaactctcAACAGAAGTCCGTCACAGAGTGAAGACTGTGACGAACCTGGTAATGGGACACAATATATTACACAAACCAAGTCGGACAGCAACTTAACACTACGAAGTCAGTCATCAGTGGAACTTGGCGAGGAGAGGTCGAGAATTAGACCgcagaaatttaaaatagaaGCTTCTAACAGTGTTGGTGATTTTTCAACGCTATGGATAAACGCATCATCCGCACCAACTAGTCCTGTGTCTACAGAACAGTATCGGGAATCAATCAGGCTACCTGCGCCGAAAAGTAATAAAACTACTTCGCTGGCTAAAGTCATCAATGAATTAcaatcgaatgaaaatgacGACGATTCAGTCGTTGTGGCGTTGCCTAAACAATACGTCAATGATACATCGAGGAACAGTGTTTGCCTTACTTTAAAAACTGTTGTAAAAGAACCGGCAGTATCTAGAACTCGAAAAATTGGCGTTACAGGAACTGTGTCTGATAAATATTCTCCTATAAAAACATTAGGTAATTCAAAAGATTCGATAAAGGAATCTAGTACAGCTGTCAACTCGAAAGTTGAACTCACGGGCAAGCACGACAGGTATACAGATGTAGAAACGTCGGCAATAAATACAACAGGTCTAGTTGGGAGTGTTGAAAATTCTTCTGacgtaattgaaaaaacaaccGTCATTGTGGCTAAAGGTATCAAAGACCGTTCGAAAGCTGCTATAAAAAAACCTGAGAACGCATCTAGGAATCCTAAGACGCCAATCAAGaagtcaaattttcaatttaacaATACAGGCCTGAGGGAAGAATCCCAGAACCACAGTAACGCTTCAAATTCCACAGAGGAAATATCAACTTCACCTAAGGCGATCGACGATGTGTCTATAACGgataaaatattagaaaaatcttTAAATCATACTGCGGAGCTGACAAAACCAAGCAAAGAAATCGACAATGTTGGCACTGTTTCAGAAACAAAAGTGATTATAGAAAAGTTAGCACCTGCGTCACCTATTTTAGACGTAGAAAACAAAGCTGGTTCAGTTGCACCCAGTGCTCAGTTGCCTGAGGTCGATTTTTGGGTTGAAATTGAACCCGAAACTACTTCGATCAAACCCAAGTCAAAATTATCCTTGAAAGTGGACAAACCAGTCAGTGTCGATGAACCTGTTCCATCTGTAGAAAAAGAGGTACCCACTCCGATCAAACCCAAGTCAAAATTATCCTTGAAAGCGGACGAATCAGTCAGTGTCGATGAACCTGCTCcatttgcagaaaaaaaggTACCTACTGTAACTGCTGAGAAACCATTAACAATTATTGCTGATAATTCAATTGACAGAGAGACTGATTCAAATGACCATAGGAGATTAAACGGTACTTTGCAAACAGTGAGCAAAAAAGTTTCTGAAGAACATATTAAAGTAGACGATGATGTTGCATCGACAGATGTGAATACCAGTGTTGAAAGTAGCGTTTCAATTCCGTCAAATGACAAGGTATCAGAAGTAAAGAAATCCTTGGAAGAAAACGCTTGTATTAAAGATCAGGACACGAGCGAATCTGAGAAGCTAGAAAACACAGATACTACCAACATCGTAGAAAGCCAAGATAATCAAGATATAGATGAGTTACCGACGCCTATTTCTGCCAGTGGAGAAACAGCAATAAATTCTGGATTCGACGCTCCTCTCCCGACGATAAACATTGTGGCAGCTCCAGCTACGCCAGAAGTAAATGTAGAATCAACGCCTCACGAAGGTTCCAGTACACCGACCAACGAATGGCCCAATGCAAATTTAACAAAGGATAAATGGGAGAGCCAGAATAATTTGTCAGAGGTTGGTGATTTTGACAAAGAAACAACGCCCACACCGCCTAGCGGTCCAGACCTCAGCACCAGTGCTCAATcttcgaagaagaagaaaattattaaaagaaagaaatcagCAGTTAAGAAATTGGCAAGCGAAGAGAACGGATTGGTTGAAGAAGCAGCGAAGCCAGTTCCAGAAAAGTCTCCGAAACCAAGTCCGCAAAACTCGGCGCAAAGTTCAGCGCTAAATTCGCCGCGTTGCTCTCCAAGGTCAAGTCCCAGAGACAGTCCCAAACAGAGACCCATGGATCTGATTAGAATGTTCTACACAACGCCAGGACCGCTGCTGACAGCTACACCGAGAGACTTGTCCAAAGtaagaagaggaggaaaacgTCGGAAACGTCCTGTGTCGATAGCTTCTTCAGCGAGCGATAGCACAGAAAGTGCTAGGAGTACTCAGAGCACAACGACAGAAAGCATCGAAGACACTAGTTCCACTTGTACCGAGGGTGGCGACGAGGCAAAAGATGATAAAAGACTAACATCCATGAGAAGCAATGACTCTGGCTTCGATGGATCTCCAAGACTGacaa CTCCGTCGCAATCGTCGGACAGCCAGAATTCAGAAAAGTCAAGTCGATTTTCAAGCGGACGTATCACACCACCAGCAACCAATTTGCCAAGATTTAAGAAGTATTCAGTGactgatttcaattttcttaaa GTTTTGGGTAAAGGAAGCTTTGGCAAGGTGTTGCTAGCAGAGCTGAGGGATACCGATTGCCTCTACGCCGTCAAGTGTCTGAAGAAGGATGTTGTGCTGGAAGATGACGACGTAGAATGTACACTCATCGAAAGAAAAGTACTGACTCTAGCGACGAGACATCCGTATCTCTGTCATTTGTTCTGCACTTTTCAAACAGACTCCCATCTGTTCTTTGTTATGGAATATCTCAATGGCGGTGATCTTATGTTTCACATACAACGATCTGGGAGATTTCCTGAGCCTAGAGCGCGCTTCTATGGTGCTGAGATATTGTCCGGTCTGACTTTTCTTCATAAAAAAGGAATCGTTTACAGAGATTTGAAATTGGACAATGTTCTATTAGACTTTGACGGACATATCAGAATTGCTGATTTTGGCATGTGCAAACTACAAATATACCTCGACCGAACCGCCGACACATTCTGCGGCACTCCAGACTACATGGCTCCGGAA ATAATAAAAGGGCTGAAATACAATCAGGCAGTTGATTGGTGGTCGTATGGTGTTCTTCTGTACGAAATGCTTACTGGTCAGTCACCGTTTTCGGGATGCGACGAAGATGAGTTGTTTTGGAGTATTTGCAACGAGAGGCCGTTTATACCGCGATACTTGAGTCAAGAGGCGACTGATCTATTGGTTTGTCTGTTGGAGAAGGACGCAGGAAAACGATTACCTGGACATGAGATCATAATCCATCCCTTCTTTCAG GGACTATCCTGGGATAGACTGGAGAGAAGACAGCTGGAGCCGCCCTTTAAACCAGCGCTTGAACACACCCTTGATACCCGATACTTTGATGCAACATTTACTGCCGAACGACCTCGCCTCAGCATAGTGCCGGAGCAAATCCTCATCTCGATGGACCAGGGAGTCTTCAGAGGATTTTCTTACACAAATCCCAATGCGACCGACTGA